A single region of the Roseivivax sp. THAF197b genome encodes:
- a CDS encoding N-acetylmuramoyl-L-alanine amidase: MEPGGLPFGARLIPEQHASPNHGPRRDGARPDHVVLHYTAMQSAEAALKRLCLPEAEVSAHYLIAEDGRVWQMVDETARAWHAGAGCWRGISDMNSRSIGIELANTGAQPFAEPQMTALEALLPGIMTRWDIAPEAVIGHSDMALGRKIDPGSRFDWRRLARRGLSIWPDPADPGDFHQDAARFGYHWNAGQEDALLAAFRARFRPGATGPLSDHDRAIMAGLAATWPAAP; encoded by the coding sequence GTGGAACCCGGCGGTCTTCCGTTCGGTGCGCGGCTGATCCCCGAACAGCACGCTTCACCCAATCACGGGCCCCGGCGCGATGGCGCCCGGCCCGACCATGTGGTCTTGCATTATACCGCCATGCAAAGCGCCGAGGCCGCGCTGAAGCGCCTCTGCCTGCCCGAGGCGGAGGTCTCGGCGCATTATCTCATCGCCGAAGACGGGCGCGTCTGGCAGATGGTCGACGAGACGGCGCGCGCCTGGCATGCGGGGGCCGGCTGCTGGCGCGGCATTTCGGACATGAACTCCCGCTCCATCGGCATCGAGCTTGCCAATACCGGCGCGCAGCCCTTCGCGGAGCCGCAGATGACCGCGCTCGAAGCGCTCCTGCCCGGGATCATGACGCGCTGGGACATCGCACCCGAAGCGGTCATTGGCCATTCGGACATGGCCTTGGGCCGCAAGATCGATCCCGGCTCCCGCTTCGATTGGCGACGGCTGGCACGGCGGGGCCTCTCGATCTGGCCCGACCCGGCCGATCCGGGCGATTTCCACCAAGACGCCGCGCGCTTCGGCTATCACTGGAACGCGGGCCAGGAGGACGCGCTCCTCGCCGCTTTTCGCGCCCGTTTCCGTCCCGGCGCGACCGGCCCGCTTTCAGATCACGACCGCGCCATCATGGCAGGCCTTGCGGCGACCTGGCCCGCCGCTCCCTGA